TGACATGAAGCTGGGGTCAGAGATTATTGATCACCTGCTGCGGCTGCCTCTGCGCTACTTCGATCGGCGACCCGTGGGTGAATTAGCGACTCGGGTCAATGAGCTAGAAAATATTCGTCAATTCATGACGAGTACCGCTCTCACCGTGGTGCTCGATGCGGTCTTCTCCACCCTATACATTGTGGTGATGTTTATCTATAGTTGGCTACTGACCCTAGTAGCCCTAGCCACTATTCCCCTGTTTGCGGCACTCACCATCATTGCTGCCCCCATCATTCGTCGGCAATTGCGGGAAAAAGCGGAACGAAATGCTGAAACTCAGTCTCACTTAGTAGAGGTGCTGAATGGCATTCAAACCGTTAAGGCTCAGAATATTGAGTTACGGTCTCGCTGGCGCTGGCAAGAGCAATATGCCCGCTATGTCTCGGCTGGGTTTAAGACCGTGCTCACCTCGACAGCGGCTAGTTCTACCAGTAATCTGCTCAGCCAGCTATCGGGCTTGTTGGTGCTGTGGGTTGGTGCCTATTTGGTTCTAAAACAGGAAATGAGCCTAGGTCAGTTAATTGCTTTCCGCATTATTGCAGGCTATGTCACGCAGCCGCTGTTGCGCCTAGTGCAGTTGTGGCAAAACTTCCAGCAGACAGCACTGTCCTTAGAGCGGTTAGCAGACATTGTGGACACTCCCCAAGAGACAGATGCCCTCGATCGCAATAACATTCCCATGCCCACCATTCGCGGTGCAGTCACCTATGAGAATGTGTCATTCCGGTTTTCGGGCACTGGTCCTATGCAGATCAACAATGTTGACCTAGACATTCCTGAAGGTACCTTCGTGGGCATTGTGGGGCAGAGTGGCTCTGGTAA
The DNA window shown above is from Cyanobacteriota bacterium and carries:
- a CDS encoding peptidase domain-containing ABC transporter, with the translated sequence DMKLGSEIIDHLLRLPLRYFDRRPVGELATRVNELENIRQFMTSTALTVVLDAVFSTLYIVVMFIYSWLLTLVALATIPLFAALTIIAAPIIRRQLREKAERNAETQSHLVEVLNGIQTVKAQNIELRSRWRWQEQYARYVSAGFKTVLTSTAASSTSNLLSQLSGLLVLWVGAYLVLKQEMSLGQLIAFRIIAGYVTQPLLRLVQLWQNFQQTALSLERLADIVDTPQETDALDRNNIPMPTIRGAVTYENVSFRFSGTGPMQINNVDLDIPEGTFVGIVGQSGSGKSTLMKLLPRLYEVNGGRILIDGYDISKVELYSLRSQIGLVPQEPLLFDGTIQENIALTLPDAPTEDIIAAAKLAVAHDFIMGLPSAYNTRVGERGASLSGGQRQRIAIARTILQNPELLILDEATSALDYETERQVCQNLISAFHGRTVFFITHRLRTIQSADVIIVMDRGSIVEQGTHDELIAQKGRYYCLYQQQEVMAV